A single window of Eucalyptus grandis isolate ANBG69807.140 chromosome 1, ASM1654582v1, whole genome shotgun sequence DNA harbors:
- the LOC104414825 gene encoding serine carboxypeptidase 24 yields MAKLTSSNAFHLLLLSSLMSFVAATTSIDDGASAKITTLPGQPKDASVAQYSGYVRINEKKKMFYWLVEAASDADSKPLLLWLNGGPGCSSIGYGAFQEIGPFQVLPNGELAKRQISWDTEANLLFLDSPFGVGYSVRSVVEEDGDNSTAMDNFAFLNKWLEVFPKFKYRDFYIAGESYAGHFIPQLAQVIVNQNKGIARPVINLKGLLLGNPTLDRSTGDPGRWEFYWVHGLISDATYENMRKFCSVDRASEGCKNAWQEAYNNEIGVVNIYNMYARPCEKNTTQARQLPNLILEAQKEISRSSFIYCFLWMQDLMYRDGNEFCLEADTVKYLKSKEVQESFHVDPSYIPFNYTLCSEPGVNLRYSRSDGEISVLPILKELIEARLRIWIYSGTTDVAVPLPMTRRNIAALKLKVQEKWYPWNHRDQLGGWIEIYEGLTFVAVMGAGHEVPMYLPSQAHTMFQSFLSNAPMSKPPPKQTSST; encoded by the exons ATGGCGAAACTTACGTCGTCCAACGCTTTTCACCTTCTCTTGTTGAGCTCATTGATGTCGTTCGTCGCTGCGACGACTTCAATAGATGACGGTGCGAGTGCCAAGATCACAACATTACCCGGACAACCTAAGGACGCATCTGTTGCTCAATATTCGGGTTACGTGAGGataaacgagaaaaagaagatgttcTATTGGCTCGTGGAAGCAGCATCAGATGCAGACTCCAAACCTCTTCTCCTGTGGCTCAATGGAGGACCTGGTTGCTCGTCAATCGGGTACGGAGCTTTTCAGGAGATCGGACCCTTTCAGGTCCTGCCCAACGGGGAACTTGCTAAGAGACAAATCTCATGGGACACCG AGGCAAATttgctcttccttgattccccTTTCGGTGTCGGATATTCTGTTCGCAGCGTTGTTGAGGAAGATGGGGATAATAGCACTG ccatggacaattttgcgtTTCTAAACAAATGGCTTGAAGTCTTCCCGAAATTCAAGTACAGAGACTTCTATATTGCTGGAGAGAGCTATGCAG GGCATTTTATTCCTCAACTCGCTCAGGTGATTGTAAATCAAAACAAGGGGATTGCCCGACCGGTTATCAATCTGAAGGGACTCTTG TTAGGAAATCCTACTCTTGACAGATCAACAGGAGATCCTGGAAGGTGGGAGTTCTATTGGGTTCATGGGCTTATTTCAGACGCTACGTACGAAAACATGAGGAAGTTTTGCTCTGTCGATAGAGCTTCGGAAGGCTGCAAAAATGCTTGGCAAGAAGCATATAATAATGAAATTGGAGTTGTAAATATCTATAACATGTATGCGAGACCATGCGAGAAAAACACCACACAGGCGAGACAGCTCCCTAATTTGATTTTGGAGGCACAAAAAGAAATCTCAAGAAGTAGCTTTATCTATTGTTTTCTCTGGATGCAGGATCTTATGTATAGAGACGGGAATGAATTCTGCCTGGAGGCTGACACGGTGAAGTACTTGAAAAGCAAAGAGGTGCAAGAGTCCTTCCACGTTGACCCCTCCTACATTCCTTTTAACTACACCCTCTGCAG TGAACCAGGCGTCAACCTCAGGTATAGCAGAAGCGACGGAGAAATATCGGTCCTTCCCATCCTTAAAGAACTCATAGAGGCCCGCTTGCGGATTTGGATATACAG TGGGACAACAGATGTAGCTGTTCCTTTGCCAATGACTCGACGTAACATTGCAGCACTAAAATTGAAAGTACAGGAGAAATGGTACCCCTGGAACCATCGCGATCAG CTTGGAGGTTGGATCGAGATATATGAAGGCTTGACGTTCGTTGCCGTAATGGGCGCCGGCCATGAAGTGCCAATGTATCTCCCCTCTCAGGCACATACTATGTTCCAGAGCTTCCTGTCCAATGCGCCAATGTCCAAGCCACCTCCTAAACAGACAAGCTCCACCTGA